The Mercurialis annua linkage group LG2, ddMerAnnu1.2, whole genome shotgun sequence genome contains a region encoding:
- the LOC126668967 gene encoding receptor-like protein kinase THESEUS 1, with amino-acid sequence MKMTVYSWLALVFLVVIFGYNGSFAAFTPPDNYLIACGASQNVSFQGRTFVPDSGHSSLTLKTGTSVVASSNSTFPSPIYQSARIFSGIASYRFKIQQEGRHWIRLYFYPVPNSGQNLSSASITTVTDEYVLLNNFTFENFNGSYMFKEYAVNISSDTLTLSFIPSNNSVTFVNAIEVVSVPDVNFPDQAFTVNPRAPFGGLSDLAFETVYRLNVGGPLITAQNDTVGRIWENDSKYLHVNSSAVNVTANPASIKYPPSVTPEIAPNMVYSSAEAMGDANVASMNFNITWVFPVDPNFRYFVRVHFCDIVSKALNSLVFNLYVNDDSALDSFDLSSFTNDLNVPYYRDFVSNSSLESDTLTVSVGPDMQADITNATMNGLEILKISNDAKSLDGLSTVENLLPESPSKKSKTAIIIGSVIGAVAAFALFGFCYCCLVARKSKTTNQGHSWLPLPLYGNSQTITKMSTISQKSGTASCISLSSINHGRVFTFQEILDATNKFDENLLLGVGGFGRVYKGTLEDGTKLAVKRGNPRSEQGLAEFRTEIEMLSKLRHRHLVSLIGYCDERSEMVLVYEFMANGPLRSHLYGTDLPPLSWKQRLEICIGAARGLHYLHTGATQSIIHRDVKTTNILLDESFVAKVADFGLSKTGPAIDQTHVSTAVKGSFGYLDPEYFRRQQLTEKSDVYSFGVVLMEVLCTRPALNPVLPREQVNIAEWAMMWQKKGMLDQIMDSNLVGKVNPASLKKFGETAEKCLAEHGVDRPSMGDVLWNLEYALQLEETSSALTEPEDNSTNHIPGILTPLEPFDNSVSIIDGGNSGTDDDAEDAATSAVFSQLVNPRGR; translated from the coding sequence ATGAAGATGACAGTATATAGTTGGTTAGCTTTGGTTTTTTTGGTTGTGATATTTGGTTATAATGGATCATTTGCTGCATTTACTCCTCCTGATAATTACTTAATTGCTTGTGGTGCTTCTCAAAATGTTAGTTTCCAAGGTAGGACTTTTGTTCCTGATTCAGGGCATTCATCTCTCACTTTAAAGACTGGTACTTCTGTTGTTGCTAGCTCTAATTCTACCTTTCCTTCTCCTATCTATCAATCCGCTCGGATTTTCTCCGGTATAGCTTCTTATAGATTCAAAATTCAGCAGGAAGGCAGGCATTGGATCCGCCTTTACTTCTATCCTGTCCCGAATTCGGGTCAAAACTTGTCGTCCGCATCGATTACGACAGTCACTGATGAGTATGTGCTCTTGAATAATTTTACATTTGAGAACTTTAATGGTTCTTATATGTTCAAGGAGTATGCAGTCAATATCTCATCTGATACCTTGACTCTTTCCTTCATTCCTTCGAACAAttccgtaacttttgttaatGCAATTGAAGTTGTTTCTGTCCCTGATGTAAATTTCCCTGATCAGGCGTTTACTGTAAATCCGCGTGCTCCTTTTGGGGGTCTTTCTGATCTCGCATTTGAAACTGTTTACCGATTAAATGTGGGTGGTCCATTGATCACAGCGCAAAATGATACTGTTGGAAGAATTTGGGAGAATGATTCTAAATACCTTCATGTAAATAGCTCTGCTGTGAATGTTACAGCCAACCCTGCATCCATAAAGTATCCACCCTCTGTTACTCCTGAAATAGCACCAAATATGGTTTATTCTTCCGCTGAAGCCATGGGAGACGCAAATGTAGCCAGCATGAACTTCAACATAACTTGGGTCTTTCCTGTTGATCCAAACTTCAGATATTTTGTTCGAGTGCATTTCTGTGATATTGTTAGCAAGGCTCTGAATTCTCTTGTGTTCAATCTTTATGTAAACGATGATAGCGCCCTTGATAGTTTTGACCTTTCATCGTTCACCAATGATCTAAATGTACCATATTACAGAGACTTCGTCTCTAATTCCTCTCTGGAGTCGGATACTTTGACTGTTAGTGTTGGTCCAGATATGCAAGCTGATATCACCAATGCAACCATGAACGGTCTGGAGATTCTGAAGATCAGCAATGACGCTAAGAGCTTGGATGGGCTCTCTACCGTTGAGAACCTTCTTCCTGAATCACCCTCAAAGAAAAGCAAGACAGCAATCATAATCGGTTCAGTTATTGGAGCTGTAGCTGCATTTGCTTTGTTTGGTTTCTGTTACTGTTGCTTGGTGGCTCGCAAGTCAAAGACCACTAACCAAGGTCACTCATGGCTGCCTTTGCCTTTGTATGGAAATTCTCAAACCATAACTAAAATGTCCACAATTTCTCAAAAGAGTGGAACAGCAAGCTGTATTTCATTGTCTTCTATAAATCATGGCCGGGTCTTCACATTCCAAGAAATCCTTGATGCAACCAACAAGTTTGATGAGAACTTGCTTCTTGGGGTCGGCGGCTTTGGTAGGGTCTACAAAGGAACACTTGAAGATGGGACTAAACTAGCCGTAAAGAGAGGAAACCCTAGATCAGAACAGGGCCTTGCTGAATTCCGAACTGAGATTGAAATGTTATCCAAGCTCCGCCATCGCCATCTTGTCTCTCTTATTGGCTATTGTGATGAACGGTCTGAAATGGTCCTTGTTTATGAATTCATGGCTAATGGACCTCTGAGGAGCCATCTGTATGGAACAGATCTACCACCATTATCGTGGAAGCAAAGACTTGAAATATGTATTGGTGCTGCAAGGGGGCTTCATTATCTTCACACAGGCGCTACTCAAAGTATTATTCACCGAGATGTCAAGACAACAAATATTCTCCTGGATGAGAGTTTCGTTGCCAAGGTTGCTGATTTTGGCCTCTCAAAAACTGGACCAGCTATTGATCAGACTCATGTGAGTACTGCAGTTAAGGGCAGCTTTGGTTACCTTGATCCTGAATACTTCCGCAGGCAACAACTCACTGAGAAATCTGATGTGTATTCATTTGGGGTTGTTCTAATGGAAGTTCTCTGTACTAGACCAGCTCTCAATCCTGTTCTCCCAAGGGAGCAAGTAAATATCGCAGAATGGGCAATGATGTGGCAGAAGAAAGGCATGTTGGACCAAATCATGGACTCCAATCTGGTAGGAAAGGTGAATCCAGCTTCACTCAAAAAGTTTGGCGAAACTGCTGAGAAATGCCTTGCTGAGCATGGAGTTGATAGGCCATCAATGGGAGACGTTTTATGGAATCTTGAATATGCTCTCCAGCTTGAGGAGACGTCATCTGCGCTCACGGAACCAGAAGATAACAGTACAAACCATATCCCAGGAATTCTGACACCTCTTGAACCATTTGACAACAGTGTCAGCATAATCGATGGAGGGAACTCTGGAACAGATGATGATGCTGAAGATGCTGCAACGAGTGCTGTGTTTTCCCAGCTAGTAAATCCCCGTGGAAGATAA
- the LOC126668972 gene encoding uncharacterized protein LOC126668972: protein MVCFCFLVDQRRRIGRCKPVAGSCSRCGCGASVADMRTATRFCCVPFYWKSWKAIICTFCGAILKSYR from the coding sequence ATGGTTTGTTTCTGTTTCTTGGTAGACCAACGTAGACGGATTGGGAGATGCAAGCCGGTGGCCGGAAGTTGTTCGCGGTGTGGCTGCGGAGCTAGTGTTGCTGACATGAGAACCGCCACAAGGTTTTGTTGTGTTCCATTTTATTGGAAATCTTGGAAAGCTATTATTTGTACATTTTGTGGAGCTATTCTTAAATCTTATAGATAA